The Cellvibrio polysaccharolyticus genomic interval ATCGGTTATCGCCATTGTGCTGCGCCGAAAAGTGCGGGAAATGGAAAAGCGTCGCGCCGCGCAGGATGCGGAGCAACAAGCGGAAGCGGCTGCGCGGCGGCAAAAGGTCAATCAAAGCATTCAAATTATTGCCCGCTCTTTGGGGCAAGATGAACGCCTCACTCATACCGAAGCCAGTATTCGCATCAGCGGTTTGCTGGATAGCCTGAGCGTACCTCAACAAACCCAGCAAGAGTTTTCGGCCTTTTACCAGCTGACCAATGCCACTGCCCATATCCCTTACCTGGAAGAGTGGAAACAATTGGACTCCAAGCGTAAACGCGAGCTTGAGCATGAACGGGAAGTGCAAGAAGGTATTTATCGCGAATTCGTTGAAGATGCAGCCAAGCGCATTATTGGCCGTGAGTTTTAAACATTATTTTTTAGTGGCTGTTTTTACATGTTTCGTATTCGTTTGATGCAGGTAACGGATATTCCTGCTGTATTGGTGATTCAGGCGCAGGCTTATGTGGATGAGATATTGGAGAGCGCCGAGGTAATTGCGGCGCGTTTGCATAGTGCGCCGCAAACTGCCTGGGTGGCAGAAACCGATGCAGGTGTACAAGCCTATCTGGTCACTTATCCTTCCCGTTTGGGCGCCTTGACCGCCTGGGGTGAAAACTTTCAGTGCGCGCAAGATGCTGACTGCCTTTACCTGCACGATCTGGCAGTGGCTGGCGCCGCGGGTGGCGGCGGTTTGGGGCGGGCACTCATTGTGGCCGCAACGCAGTATGCAGAAGAGAGCGGCTACCGTTTTTCTTCGCTTATTTCAGTGCAGGGTTCAGTGGGGTTCTGGCAGCGCCGGGGTTACGGTGTTGTAGAAAACCTGAGTCAGGCGCAGCAGCGGTTGCTGGCAACCTACACCGGGCCTGCTTATTACATGAGTAAAACCCTTGCGGTGAGAGAGGCGGTTGTTGAAAGCATTTGCTAAAAAATAGTAGCTACCGGTGTTAACCCGTAGCTTTTTTATTAGCACTGCCTTGAACAACCGTTAAGGTTTCTCAAAGCATCAGACGCATGACCCGATGCATGCCGATTTCCGGTACATCAAAAGGCTCGCTGACAATGTCAAAACCGGCTGCTTCGTAAAAACCCAGCGCATTTTCTCTCGCTTTGCACCAGATAGTGCTGCCGCCAGCTTGCTGACAATGGTTTATCGCGGTTTGCAAAATCGCTTTGCCAACACCTTGCCCGCGCACTTCTGGTGTGGTCGCCATACCGCGTAAAAGCCATTCTCCCTCTTTTCGGTTGCCATCCAGGGCCCGATGCACCAGCGTAGCAATACCGCATAAATCCTTATTCGAAAAAGCACCCACGTGCAAGGTGTCTGCATCGTCGTCGCCTTCGTAAACCAGTTCTTCGGGTTGTTGATGCGGGCGTAAAATACGGGCGCGTAATACGCGGGTTTGTACGGCGGAAATGGCGGATATAGTGATGGACATGACAAGGTATCTCGAAAGTTTTCCCTATCATAGCAAAGCCCGGCAGCCGATGTGGTGCCGGGCCTGGTATCGTGTTACTGCGGCGTATTAACCTGAACAACGTAGCAATGCATGGCAGAAATTTTCAAACCGCCTTGGTGGCTCAAGGTGTATATATCACAAAAAGCCCAGGTTTCTTCCTTGCCGTCTTTGCGGGTGGTCATAGTGCCATCGGCTACGGCCTGGTTGCCGTCCACCAGAATGCTGTTAATTAACAAGGTGGCCGGTTCGTGGTTTTCCATGTCCGCCATCATGTTACGAAACCCCGCTTTTCCGATGGTATCGGGGGAGCCCGGCATTTTCCAAACCATGTTGTCGGTTATCTGATCAACCAGAAAATTCAGGTCATTACGGGCAAAGCCCTCATTGAATTTCGTAATAAAATTTTTAATGTCATTCCGGTTCAGGTGTGCGTCCGTTTTTTGTTCGCCGCTGTGTTCTACGTAATTTTTAAAACTGTCGAGAATCGCCTGCCAACCCTGTTGCTGTTCTTCGAGGGAGTGTTCATTCTCCGCCTGGAATTCGGTAACAATGCGGGTGGTGTCCGGGGTGGTTTGTATAAAATGCACAACGGCGGTGCGGCCATCGTCCATGCTGTAAGCCAGGTGTTTTTCGGTGTCTACCCTGGTGTAAATACCGCTGAAATCGAAACTGAAACTGCCATCTCTGGCGGCCATGGTGTGTTTGAAGCGACCACCAATACGCAGGTCATTTTCTGACGCAGGGCAGTGCCAGTCGGGTGATGCCTGGTTCCATTGTTGAATGGCTTGCGGGTCATTAAACGCCTGCCATACCTGAGCGGAAGGCGCTTTGATGGTGGCGGTTACGGTAAGAGTATCGGTCATCATTATCTCCTTGCTGTGAATGTTTACTGGCACTGGTTTACCGCGCCGCTGATCATCCAGGGTGTGCCGTATTTATCCTGTAACATGCCAAAACGTTTTGCCCAGAACTGCTCTTGCATTGGCATATGGATTTCACCGCCTTCGCTCAGCTGTTCAAAAATACGCTCGGCATCAGCCACCTCATCTATTTGGATGAACACGTAAATACCTTG includes:
- a CDS encoding DUF2489 domain-containing protein, with amino-acid sequence MNTLQILTLIGGLIILVLSVIAIVLRRKVREMEKRRAAQDAEQQAEAAARRQKVNQSIQIIARSLGQDERLTHTEASIRISGLLDSLSVPQQTQQEFSAFYQLTNATAHIPYLEEWKQLDSKRKRELEHEREVQEGIYREFVEDAAKRIIGREF
- a CDS encoding GNAT family N-acetyltransferase, which gives rise to MFRIRLMQVTDIPAVLVIQAQAYVDEILESAEVIAARLHSAPQTAWVAETDAGVQAYLVTYPSRLGALTAWGENFQCAQDADCLYLHDLAVAGAAGGGGLGRALIVAATQYAEESGYRFSSLISVQGSVGFWQRRGYGVVENLSQAQQRLLATYTGPAYYMSKTLAVREAVVESIC
- a CDS encoding GNAT family N-acetyltransferase, yielding MSITISAISAVQTRVLRARILRPHQQPEELVYEGDDDADTLHVGAFSNKDLCGIATLVHRALDGNRKEGEWLLRGMATTPEVRGQGVGKAILQTAINHCQQAGGSTIWCKARENALGFYEAAGFDIVSEPFDVPEIGMHRVMRLML
- a CDS encoding SRPBCC domain-containing protein produces the protein MTDTLTVTATIKAPSAQVWQAFNDPQAIQQWNQASPDWHCPASENDLRIGGRFKHTMAARDGSFSFDFSGIYTRVDTEKHLAYSMDDGRTAVVHFIQTTPDTTRIVTEFQAENEHSLEEQQQGWQAILDSFKNYVEHSGEQKTDAHLNRNDIKNFITKFNEGFARNDLNFLVDQITDNMVWKMPGSPDTIGKAGFRNMMADMENHEPATLLINSILVDGNQAVADGTMTTRKDGKEETWAFCDIYTLSHQGGLKISAMHCYVVQVNTPQ